In Penaeus chinensis breed Huanghai No. 1 chromosome 11, ASM1920278v2, whole genome shotgun sequence, a genomic segment contains:
- the LOC125030329 gene encoding uncharacterized protein LOC125030329 — MAASARPQWWLWRVALAATAASLCFAVIPEGDSLARALPSAARGAGAPGAGSSCPSACRCRPPREVVCRAAPGDVQPPLPPRDTESLVLEGYASVPAHLLSRLPQLRHLQVSHGRLRSLDLPSLPQLETLDVSHSGVMTLSHSELGARVPALVHLNASHSRLTELGATDLLGLQRLQVLDLRGNPLHRVARAALHGLRALTHLDISGSQLVVLHSQWLRDAPALRLLNVSHARVSELPRLHGRSLAVVDASHNFVTELPDGLVASAAVEELRLHHNPLQQVHLAALEHAAALRSLDLSHTAVVNIDEFVFAQMPRLQHLSLADNARLERVEHGAFTGLHGLRSLSLANNPSLQEVEEVAFDGLPNLELLDLRNSSLSVLPLSLRRVANHSVVLLAGTRLRCDCHHHWLPQTLIDSDVSRWSGVAPLQCTDGTARSAVQLAAHLEVLACRAPTATEAPSPWRRVKGDQSALLECNVTANPPAAILWLSASTQVFRHKDSIGEREGWLSHHLRGLEAAAVTSDPHMEVLPSGHLLIRNVSRADVGRYKCFAYNSVSNTSVVVFLGLDDQPLRNLYTESLLFGFACATLFLLVTLLVQLINYLMDRLGWQCCWSCCCCKDRLSPKARQIRKLLESVESYKSQQLERLRENYNAQVVSIKDSCYLQMERIRESYGGQTKHLKDLRDYSTQGLTTVKDQYLDQLNNIRDYSVSQMNRVRENYVFQRHRIRKFSAHQLLRLRETYKYQQKTLNKILENLPDLYLQNCRTGGCQRTDSILFEDALNGIDAYYKVDFFDTQSHGSDYYTPASTLTRSFRSSKGQDNKRHSRNSSNTSCDFVEAQPWIRRDSLNVAGSSPAHGHPPPVSVRSHNRSLSVATPTSYAPDPVRVHKRSLSATHPYHRVAPAPEGRGVPARITLREEASDYDLATPPTSPSSLPSTPTSAARQRPAIAEEAPRAQRQTPPLGAGVPKGIPKEAGGGEGGPGGAGEGHSRPAAGEETESPHEGHDQDDELLVAVVDDSASSASTAYETSL; from the exons CAGCCGCCCCTGCCGCCGCGTGACACGGAGTCGCTGGTGCTGGAGGGCTACGCATCCGTGCCGGCGCACCTGCTGTCCCGGCTGCCCCAGCTGCGCCACCTGCAGGTCAGCCACGGGCGCCTGCGGAGCCTGGACCTTCCGTCGCTGCCGCAGCTGGAGACGCTGGACGTGTCGCACAGCGGCGTGATGACCCTGAGTCACAGTGAGCTGGGCGCGCGTGTGCCTGCGCTCGTGCACCTCAACGCCTCGCACAGCCGCCTCACGGAGCTCGGCGCCACCGACCTGCTGGGGCTGCAGCGCCTGCAGGTGCTGGACCTGCGAGGCAACCCGCTGCACCGCGTGGCGCGCGCCGCCCTGCACGGCCTCCGCGCCCTCACGCACCTCGACATATCAGGCAGCCAGCTGGTGGTGCTGCACAGCCAGTGGCTGCGTGACGCGCCCGCCCTGCGGCTGCTCAACGTGAGCCACGCGCGCGTCTCCGAGCTGCCGCGGCTGCACGGCCGCAGCCTGGCTGTGGTCGACGCGTCGCACAACTTCGTGACGGAGCTGCCGGACGGGCTGGTGGCGTCGGCGGCCGTGGAGGAGCTGCGGCTGCACCACAATCCGCTGCAACAGGTGCACCTGGCCGCCCTGGAGCACGCCGCCGCCCTGCGCTCCCTCGACCTAAGCCACACCGCCGTGGTCAACATCGACGAGTTCGTGTTCGCGCAGATGCCGCGGCTGCAGCACCTCAGCCTGGCCGACAACGCCCGGCTGGAGCGCGTCGAGCACGGCGCCTTCACGGGCCTGCACGGCCTGCGCTCCCTCAGCCTGGCCAACAACCCCAGCctccaggaggtggaggaggtggcctTCGACGGCCTGCCCAACCTGGAGCTGCTCGACCTGCGCAACTCGTCCCTCTCGGTGCTCCCCCTGTCCCTGCGGCGGGTGGCCAACCACAGCGTGGTGCTGCTGGCCGGCACGCGCCTGCGCTGCGACTGCCACCACCACTGGCTGCCTCAGACGCTCATCGACAGCGACGTCTCCCGCTGGAGCGGCGTGGCGCCCCTGCAGTGCACGGACGGCACGGCGCGCTCCGCTGTCCAGCTGGCCGCGCACCTGGAGGTGCTGGCGTGCCGGGCGCCGACCGCCACCGAGGCCCCGAGCCCGTGGCGCCGCGTCAAGGGCGACCAGAGCGCCCTGCTGGAGTGCAACGTGACCGCGAACCCGCCGGCGGCCATCCTGTGGCTCTCCGCCTCCACGCAAGTCTTCCGTCACAAGGACAGCATCGGCGAGAGAGAGGGCTGGCTGTCGCACCACCTGCGCGGGCTCGAGGCGGCCGCCGTCACGTCCGACCCTCACATGGAGGTGCTGCCCTCGGGCCACTTGCTCATCAGGAACGTCAGCCGCGCCGACGTGGGCCGCTACAAGTGCTTCGCCTACAACAGCGTCAGCAACACGTCAGTGGTCGTGTTCCTCGGCCTCGACGACCAGCCCCTCAGGAACCTGTACACGGAGTCGCTCCTGTTCGGCTTCGCCTGCGCCACGCTCTTCCTGCTCGTCACCCTCCTCGTCCAGCTCATCAACTACCTCATGGACAG GTTGGGCTGGCAATGCTGCTGGTCCTGCTGCTGCTGCAAGGACAGGCTCTCCCCCAAGGCACGCCAGATCAGGAAGCTGCTCGAGAGCGTCGAGTCCTACAAGAGCCAACAGCTCGAGCGTCTGCGTGAAAACTATAATGCTCAG GTGGTGAGCATCAAGGACAGCTGCTACTTGCAGATGGAGCGCATCAGGGAAAGTTACGGCGGCCAGACCAAGCATCTCAAGGACCTGAGGGACTACAGCACCCAGGGCCTCACCACAGTCAAGGACCAATACCTCGATCAG CTGAACAACATCCGCGACTACTCGGTGTCCCAGATGAACCGCGTGCGGGAGAACTACGTGTTCCAGCGCCACCGCATCCGCAAGTTCAGTGCCCACCAGCTGCTGCGACTGCGGGAGACGTACAAGTACCAGCAGAAAACCCTCAACAAGATTCTCGAGAACCTGCCCGACCTCTACCTCCAGAACTGCCGCACGGGGGGCTGCCAGCGCACCGACTCCATCCTGTTCGAAGACGCCCTCAACGGCATCGACGCCTACTACAAGGTGGACTTCTTCGACACGCAGAGCCACGGCTCCGACTATTACACGCCGGCCAGCACGCTCACGCGCTCCTTCCGCTCCTCCAAGGGCCAGGACAACAAGCGCCACTCCAGGAACTCCTCGAACACCTCCTGCGACTTCGTGGAGGCCCAGCCGTGGATCCGACGCGACTCCCTCAACGTCGCCGGCAGCAGCCCCGCGCACGGCCACCCGCCGCCCGTAAGCGTCCGCAGCCACAATCGCAGCCTGAGCGTGGCCACGCCCACCTCCTACGCCCCAGACCCAGTGAGGGTGCACAAGCGCAGCCTCAGCGCCACTCACCCGTACCACAGGGTGGCCCCGGCGCCCGAGGGAAGGGGCGTGCCGGCTAGAATAACCCTGCGGGAGGAGGCCAGCGACTATGACCTCGCCACGCCGCCCACGTCACCCAGCTCCCTGCCTTCCACGCCCACCAGCGCGGCGCGGCAGAGGCCCGCCATCGCGGAGGAGGCTCCCCGCGCACAGAGGCAGACCCCGCCCCTGGGAGCGGGCGTCCCCAAGGGCATCCCCAAGGAGgctggagggggtgagggggggccgGGGGGCGCGGGGGAAGGCCACAGCCGGCCTGCTGCTGGGGAGGAGACCGAGAGCCCCCACGAAGGCCACGACCAGGACGATGAGCTCCTCGTGGCCGTCGTGGACGACTCTGCCAGCAGTGCATCCACCGCTTATGAGACTTCCCTGTAG